A single region of the Lotus japonicus ecotype B-129 chromosome 4, LjGifu_v1.2 genome encodes:
- the LOC130711512 gene encoding protein FAR1-RELATED SEQUENCE 5-like: MPSFRGLTDGDKAQVDSLKLYGVRSCNIMGLLMGQKGGHESVGFLKKDLYNHVDKKKRISLGAGDAASALSYLQRKGEKDPMFFFKFTRSGEENLENLFWCDGTSRLDYQAFGDVIVFDSTYKKNKYNKPVVIFSGYNHHKETTIFACAMVCDETIETYKWVLKALDEAMFGKQPKAVVTDGDKSMREAVKVVFPNATHRLCGWHIQQNCLEKIKIPDFLNEFKTLIYGNFTPERFETKWLQVIEKYGIGEEKWIKQTYETRQMWATAFMREKFFAGIRTTSLCEGINSFIKRYVQCKNSILDFIYNFERVVEEYRHNELASDFKSSYGEPVLITALSHIEQGAAKLLTLNMFREVRHMIQRALNLNLVERSEIGTTVMIKFSICRHPNTQFLVIYDKNQNMFNCDCGFSEYVGIPCSHIICAMRTENMNEVPASLVSKRWLKTAKADSLQSIPAMEVDTDRMKMLRRGAIFAACNFLSEYGADDSSDFSNVIEDIYKLVMKFQKRRHPNSAATNLFVIGDPAVVKTKGAPRKKKYKKTKRLCSNCRKGGHTIKTCPTLFEGNEVGESFADAEEDEDSSVEIDGDNTADTPVPSLGGDNGGPSSMSTVKAKRKVGDRRTQKDVKRNTGSSQAMVSPTIEQPQADIEAPPMSFPSGFNLFPQFPASQILQSFHPFASYQQSPYGTQ, translated from the exons ATGCCCTCATTCAGGGGATTGACTGATGGTGACAAGGCTCAAGTAGACAGTCTAAAGCTGTATGGGGTGAGAAGTTGCAACATAATGGGGCTTTTGATGGGTCAGAAAGGTGGGCATGAATCGGTGGGTTttctgaaaaaggacttatatAATCATGTTGATAAGAAGAAAAGGATAAGTTTAGGTGCTGGAGATGCAGCCAGTGCATTGAGTTATTTGCAGCGTAAGGGGGAGAAGGATCCcatgttttttttcaaattcacaAGATCAGGTGAAGAAAATCTTGAAAACTTGTTTTGGTGCGATGGAACAAGTCGCCTTGATTACCAAGCGTTTGGAGATGTCATTGTTTTTGACAGCACCTACAAGAAGAACAAGTACAACAAACCGGTTGTTATCTTTTCTGGCTACAATCATCACAAGGAGACTACAATTTTTGCATGTGCCATGGTTTGTGATGAGACCATTGAGACTTACAAATGGGTCCTGAAAGCCTTGGATGAAGCTATGTTTGGAAAGCAACCCAAAGCTGTTGTGACTGATGGAGACAAATCTATGCGTGAAGCAGTGAAGGTTGTGTTTCCTAATGCTACTCATAGGCTTTGTGGATGGCATATTCAGCAAAACTGTCTTGAGAAAATTAAGATTCCAGATTTCTTGAATGAATTTAAGACTTTGATTTATGGGAATTTCACTCCAGAACGTTTTGAAACTAAATGGCTGCAAGTGATTGAAAAGTATGGTATTGGTGAGGAGAAATGGATTAAACAGACGTATGAAACTAGGCAGATGTGGGCAACTGCGTTTATGCGAGAGAAATTTTTTGCCGGTATCAGGACTACCTCTCTATGTGAAGGCATTAACTCATTTATTAAGAGGTATGTGCAGTGCAAAAATAGCATCCTTGATTTCATTTATAACTTTGAGAGAGTTGTGGAGGAGTATAGGCATAATGAGTTAGCCTCTGATTTCAAGTCAAGTTATGGTGAGCCTGTCttgattactgctttgagtcACATTGAACAAGGGGCAGCAAAGTTGTTGACATTGAATATGTTTAGGGAAGTGAGACATATGATTCAACGAGCACTTAACCTTAATCTTGTTGAACGATCAGAGATTGGTACCACAGTGATGATAAAGTTTAGCATTTGTCGTCATCCAAACACTCAGTTCTTGGTCATTTATGACAAGAATCAGAACATGTTTAATTGTGATTGTGGGTTTTCTGAATATGTTGGCATACCTTGTTCTCACATTATATGTGCAATGAGAACTGAGAACATGAATGAAGTCCCTGCTAGTCTTGTTTCTAAAAGGTGGCTGAAGACTGCAAAGGCTGATTCATTACAATCTATCCCTGCTATGGAGGTTGATACTGATAGAATGAAAATGCTGCGTAGAGGTGCAATTTTTGCTGCATGCAACTTTCTGAGTGAATATGGTGCTGATGACTCTTCTGATTTCTCAAATGTTATCGAGGACATATACAAGCTTGTCATGAAATTTCAGAAACGTCGCCATCCCAATTCTGCCGCAACCAATTTATTTGTCATTGGTGACCCAGCTGTTGTCAAAACAAAGGGCGCTCCACGGAAGAAGAAGTATAAGAAGACGAAAAGGCTATGCTCTAATTGCAGAAAGGGTGGCCACACAATCAAGACATGTCCTACATTATTTGAGGGTAATGAAGTTGGAGAAAGTTTTGCAGatgctgaagaagatgaagattcatctGTTGAAATTGATGGTGATAACACTGCTGATACT CCCGTGCCATCATTAGGAGGAGATAATGGAGGGCCCAGTTCAATGAGTACAGTCAAAGCCAAAAGAAAG GTGGGAGATAGAAGAACCCAAAAGGATGTTAAACGCAACACTGGAAGTTCCCAAGCTATGGTGTCACCAACTATTGAGCAACCTCAAGCTGATATTGAAGCCCCTCCAATGAGTTTCCCAAGTGGGTTCAATTTGTTTCCCCAATTCCCTGCGAGCCAGATTTTACAATCTTTCCATCCTTTTGCTTCATACCAGCAATCGCCTTATGGCACTCAGTAG
- the LOC130716184 gene encoding uncharacterized protein LOC130716184, with translation MYDLKRNHWADFSYCGKNKFSIRIFDRLMNQISYGAGPSVRQPDVGSSGKNGEEVVVSDVGDKDEVGGEVPVDDVGGKVEVGGEVSVPVADVGDKDEDGVEVPVPVADVGGEIPLADVGGQFMDVDNIEENDVIMISSDDEEDDGIVQLSDEEEDDGIMQLSDGEEDDGVERVIHNFDKVISSSDSGGGQTMALPKLYVVNHIRANWENIVLQTPRGRTYSCLLKRRNPRKIDTPIHIAKDWYQYVKDHELKYRDVVHFRPVSTHNNLVNVTITRGQP, from the exons ATGTATGATTTGAAAAGAAATCATTGGGCAGATTTCTCCTATTGTGGAAAGAACAAGTTTTCTATCAGGATATTTGATAGACTGATGAATCAAATAAGCTATGGTGCTGGCCCTTCTGTAAGGCAACCTGATGTTGGGAGTTCAGGTAAGAATGGTGAAGAGGTGGTTGTGTCTGATGTTGGTGATAAGGATGAAGTTGGTGGGGAAGTTCCAGTGGATGATGTCGGTGGTAAGGTTGAAGTTGGTGGGGAAGTTTCAGTTCCAGTGGCTGATGTTGGTGATAAGGATGAAGATGGTGTGGAAGTTCCAGTTCCAGTGGCTGATGTTGGTGGGGAGATACCATTAGCTGATGTTGGTGGGCAGTTTATGGATGTGGATAACATTGAAGAGAATGATGTAATTATGATATCAAGTGATGATGAGGAGGATGATGGAATTGTGCAATTAagtgatgaggaggaggatgatggaATTATGCAATTGAGTGATGGAGAGGAGGATGATGGTGTGGAGAGGGTTATTCATAATTTTGATAAGGTCATTAGCAGCTCTGATTCTGGTGGAGGCCAGACAATG gcATTGCCTAAGTTGTATGTGGTGAATCATATTAGGGCAAACTGGGAGAATATCGTTCTACAAACCCCTAGGGGTAGAACTTATAGTTGTCTTCTGAAAAGAAGGAATCCAAGGAAGATTGATACTCCAATCCACATTGCAAAGGATTGGTATCAATATGTGAAGGATCATGAGTTGAAGTATAGGGATGTTGTGCACTTTAGGCCAGTTAGCACTCACAACAATTTGGTTAATGTTACCATTACCCGTGGGCAGCCGTAG